From Ictidomys tridecemlineatus isolate mIctTri1 chromosome 2, mIctTri1.hap1, whole genome shotgun sequence, the proteins below share one genomic window:
- the LOC120891232 gene encoding mediator of RNA polymerase II transcription subunit 15-like → MEVSGQETDWRSAAFRQKLVSQIEDAKRKAGVDHSVSSKEMENHVFLKAKTRDEYLSLMARLIIHFRDICVFGVLGLSRGAPAS, encoded by the exons ATGGAAGTATCGGGGCAGGAGACCGATTGGCGGAGCGCTGCCTTCCGGCAGAAGCTGGTTAGTCAAAT TGAGGATGCCAAGAGGAAAGCTGGTGTGGACCACAGTGTATCTAGCAAGGAAATGGAGAACCATGTATTCCTGAAGGCCAAGACCCGA GACGAATACCTTTCCCTCATGGCCAGGCTCATTATCCATTTTCGAGATATTT GTGTCTTTGGTGTTTTAGGGTTATCACGTGGTGCACCTGCTTCGTAG